A single window of Saccharomyces kudriavzevii IFO 1802 strain IFO1802 genome assembly, chromosome: 16 DNA harbors:
- the SRP72 gene encoding signal recognition particle subunit SRP72 (similar to Saccharomyces cerevisiae SRP72 (YPL210C); ancestral locus Anc_6.224) produces MAKDNLTSLLSQLNIHLSQDEHSHVEQTCVKLLDSGCEEPADVFRRCLVAVIQQDKYQRALHYLKKFKHIDEKFGRRFALEKLYVYYKLNRSEEFNTLYKKVVTDDLDTVLQKDIESLRGILHVRAQYCYKNGLYEEAFKIYQHLASHNEKNQDSQIELACNERVPLSAATELINKSSLVTPIDGSSYDLLFNESFILTSLGKYNEAIELLEKALQAATSEGYQNDINTIRLQLSFVLQMMGETRKSKEILKSLLKELEATSPFYLICQNNLNSLVDFSKYNTNFNLLLREINVERSNTFNLQTFTYEQWSNIQRNILFLRLFNNVKIHSQDSILSKTADKYSKLVDNVTLESYKTQAKKLYHHTTKTILSGTEGSVIGLLLLTIQLLIIEKEWENAIRIGELFLNENWTSSFETFHDSQAIVCYILFELYKIKGRNHSKSILLKKLASVRTQLSERIQKNLPFWKHVGFELLSMGNIKESKALLKELSRFGNDKEDEIIDRIVSSSSLDIAQGINLVRDIDVNELIQLGAKPLESSAKRSKNSTINKVQKRKILELKNKRKIKRVEKFLQGRDASKLPDPERWLPLKDRTTYRPKKKLQGGKQTQGGAMNKKSEQALDISKKGKPAANKKAKNKKKGRK; encoded by the coding sequence ATGGCTAAGGATAATTTGACTAGTCTACTTTCTCAATTGAACATCCATTTGTCTCAAGATGAGCATTCCCACGTCGAACAGACCTGCGTGAAACTGTTAGACTCAGGCTGTGAGGAACCTGCTGATGTATTTAGACGCTGCTTGGTCGCTGTAATCCAGCAGGATAAATATCAACGAGCCTTacattatttgaaaaaattcaagcatattgatgaaaaatttggtcGTAGATTTGCCTTGGAGAAACTGTACGTTTATTATAAATTGAATAGGTCAGAGGAATTTAACACATTGTACAAGAAGGTTGTCACAGATGATCTTGATACGGTACTACAAAAAGACATTGAATCATTAAGAGGTATCTTACACGTGAGAGCTCAATATTGTTACAAAAACGGCTTGTATGAAGAAGCTTTCAAAATATACCAACATTTAGCCAGTCATAACGAGAAGAATCAAGATAGTCAAATCGAATTGGCTTGTAACGAGAGGGTACCGCTATCTGCCGCAACGGAACTAATAAACAAATCTTCGTTAGTAACTCCTATAGATGGATCTTCTTACGATCTATTGTTCAATGAATCATTCATTTTGACATCCCTGGGTAAATATAACGAGGCAATCGAACTATTGGAAAAAGCCCTCCAAGCCGCCACTAGCGAAGGTTATCAAAACGACATCAATACTATCAGGTTACAATTGTCCTTTGTTTTACAAATGATGGGGGAAACCaggaaaagcaaagaaatcTTGAAGAGCTTGTTGAAAGAACTGGAAGCCACTTCCCCATTCTATTTAATCTGCCAAAATAACTTGAACTCACTAGTTGATTTCTCCAAATACAACACCAATTTCAACCTACTATTAAGAGAAATAAACGTGGAAAGATCAAACACCTTTAATTTGCAGACCTTCACATATGAGCAGTGGTCAAACATTCAACGCAATATACTGTTTCTGCGTTTGTTCAATAATGTCAAAATTCACTCTCAAGATTCTATTTTATCCAAAACAGCCGATAAGTATTCCAAATTAGTTGATAATGTTACTTTGGAAAGTTACAAGACGCAAGCCAAGAAGCTTTACCACCATACAACCAAAACCATCTTGAGTGGAACGGAGGGTAGTGTAATTGGTCTATTGCTGCTTACTATTCAGTTGCTAATAATAGAAAAGGAGTGGGAAAATGCTATCAGAATAGGtgaattatttttgaatgaaaattggACGTCTTCTTTCGAAACTTTCCATGATTCGCAAGCTATTGTATGCTacattttatttgaattgTACAAGATTAAAGGGAGAAACCATTCAAAGAGTATTTTACTGAAAAAGTTAGCTTCAGTGAGGACTCAATTGAGCGAAAGAATCCAAAAAAACTTACCATTCTGGAAGCACGTTGGTTTCGAATTATTGTCCATGGGCAACATCAAAGAATCAAAGGCTTTGCTCAAGGAGCTCTCAAGGTTCGGTAATGATAAAGAGGATGAAATAATCGACAGGATTGTTTCCTCCAGTTCTTTAGATATAGCGCAAGGCATAAATTTGGTGAGAGACATTGATGTTAATGAATTGATTCAACTTGGTGCGAAGCCTTTAGAGTCGTCAGCAAAGCGAAGCAAGAACTCGACGATCAATAAAGtccaaaaaaggaaaatcttggaactgaagaataaaagaaagattaaACGTGTAGAGAAATTCTTACAAGGCCGTGATGCCTCCAAATTACCCGATCCTGAAAGATGGCTACCATTAAAGGACAGGACTACATACAGACCTAAGAAAAAACTACAGGGCGGAAAGCAAACTCAGGGTGGTGCTATGAACAAAAAGTCTGAACAAGCCCTTGATATATCAAAGAAGGGAAAGCCCGCTGCTAATAAAAAGGctaagaataaaaagaaaggtcGTAAATAG
- the IPL1 gene encoding aurora kinase (similar to Saccharomyces cerevisiae IPL1 (YPL209C); ancestral locus Anc_6.222), protein MQRNSLVNVKLNTNSPLRKPTTRPNTSKISKPWRISHSPQQRNPNSKIPSPVREKLNKLPVNNKKFLEIENSKIPSPIGKMTSTKAAQENKKLPKFKSLSLDDFELGKKLGKGKFGKVYCVRHKSTGYICALKVMEKEEIIRYNLQRQFRREVEIQMSLNHPNLTKSYGYFHDEKRVYLLMEYLVNGEMYKLLRSHGPFNDILASDYIYQIANALDYMHKKNIIHRDIKPENILIGFNNTIKLTDFGWSIINPPESRRKTVCGTIDYLSPEMIESREYDHTIDAWALGILAFELLTGAPPFEEEMKDTTYKRIAALDIKIPSNVSQDAQDLILKLLKYDPKDRMRLEDVKMHPWILRNKPFWENKRL, encoded by the coding sequence ATGCAGCGCAATAGTCTAGTAAATGTCAAGCTGAATACAAACTCGCCATTGAGAAAACCCACAACAAGACCGAACACGTCCAAGATCAGTAAGCCATGGAGAATATCCCATTCTCCACAGCAGAGGAACCCTAACTCAAAGATACCTTCACCCGTAcgagaaaaattgaataaattaCCTGTCAACAACAAGAAGTTCTtagaaatagaaaattccaaaatccCATCACCTATAGGGAAAATGACCTCCACCAAAGCGGCACAGGAGAACAAGAAGTTGCctaaattcaaatcattgTCGCTTGATGACTTTGAACTAGGTAAAAAATTGGGAAAAGGTAAATTTGGTAAAGTTTACTGTGTTCGGCACAAGAGCACAGGATACATTTGTGCACTGAAAGTAATGGAAAAGGAGGAAATAATAAGATACAACCTGCAAAGACAATTTAGAAGAGAGGTGGAAATCCAAATGTCATTAAATCACCCGAATTTAACCAAATCTTACGGTTACTTCCATGATGAGAAAAGGGTATATCTGTTGATGGAGTACTTGGTTAACGGGGAAATGTATAAACTATTGAGGTCACATGGACCCTTCAACGATATCTTGGCATCTGATTATATCTATCAAATTGCCAATGCCCTGGATTACATgcataagaaaaatatcattcaCAGAGACATCAAGCCTGAGAATATACTAATAGGATTTAATAATACTATTAAATTGACGGACTTCGGATGGAGTATAATAAATCCTCCGGAAAGCAGAAGGAAAACGGTTTGCGGGACAATTGACTATCTTTCACCAGAAATGATCGAATCAAGGGAGTATGACCACACTATAGATGCATGGGCCCTTGGAATTCTGGCATTTGAACTGCTAACCGGTGCCCCACcgtttgaagaagaaatgaagGACACCACATACAAGAGAATAGCCGCTTTGGATATCAAGATCCCTAGTAATGTCTCCCAAGATGCACAAGACCTGATACTTAAGCTGCTAAAATACGACCCCAAAGATAGGATGCGGCTGGAAGACGTAAAAATGCATCCTTGGATATTAAGAAACAAACCATTTTGGGAAAACAAACGATTATGA
- the RKM1 gene encoding protein-lysine N-methyltransferase (similar to Saccharomyces cerevisiae RKM1 (YPL208W); ancestral locus Anc_6.221) gives MSSRALEALLQWGTSYGVMISEGLKFVYSDLKGIICICEKDIDEPSVKIPPEIIISRNLAINFFRLDESTVNVNGWLKLFLAKIRFDKDDDTIVDNVRLNRKFEPYLNALPSRLNSPLIWNPSELERLSSTNLGNSIHEKLANIFKEWFELVTSSDVFDLKNVADDIQTYHTLNEVAYETLYERILKKTELQTPTIWYSFSAFLWSQLIFTSRAFPEYVLNSSCPDNSIVLLPIIDLLNHDYHSKVKWYPEDGWFCYKKMGTAPQALELSNNYGGKGNEELLSGYGFVLEDNIFDSVALKIKLPLDVVSTILQMKPALELPILSDYTTFAFENKCDGQQDDETARSVTDYVDGVTYFINTQNERSLGPLLDLFTYLAKTEEETIHDLRARLEGIQTLRNALESKLNTIIEPPATDGSYAIDPYRLHCADVYSKSQRQILKKAVTRLRRLEKTMLSENKHRLLTMNKIIKNDPAFVETELPSLFSNEDDEEVVFESTYDLLILWILLKMRRRSFPTKYDWVKQQYANFENSAYVSDDSKTFHTQYFGKQDNVDLKHVDDAIQFVVANSFTRAFSTSAETILVRK, from the coding sequence ATGTCATCAAGAGCATTGGAGGCACTTCTTCAGTGGGGTACGTCCTACGGCGTTATGATTTCAGAGGGTCTTAAGTTTGTGTATAGCGATCTGAAAGGCATTATTTGCATATGCGAAAAAGATATAGATGAACCTAGCGTCAAGATCCCTCCCgaaatcattatttcaaGGAATCTAGctattaattttttcaggcTCGATGAATCGACTGTAAATGTTAATGGATGGCTAAAGCTGTTCCTGGCCAAAATAAGATTTGATAAGGATGATGATACCATCGTCGACAATGTTCGTTTGAATAGGAAATTCGAACCTTATCTGAATGCGTTGCCTTCTCGACTTAACTCGCCATTAATTTGGAATCCAAGTGAGCTGGAACGTTTATCATCCACGAACTTGGGGAATTCCATTCATGAAAAACTTGCgaatatattcaaagaatgGTTTGAATTGGTCACTTCTTCTGACGTCTTTGATCTAAAAAATGTGGCAGATGATATTCAGACTTATCACACACTTAATGAGGTGGCATATGAGACTTTGTATGAGCgaatattgaagaagacaGAACTTCAAACCCCAACCATTTGGTATTCCTTTTCTGCATTTTTATGGTCACAACTCATATTTACTTCAAGAGCATTCCCTGAATATGTGTTGAACAGTTCCTGTCCCGATAACTCTATTGTATTACTTCCGATCATTGATCTTCTAAATCATGACTATCATTCCAAAGTCAAATGGTATCCTGAAGATGGATGGTTCTgctataaaaaaatgggtaCTGCTCCCCAGGCACTGGAATTATCAAACAATTATGGCGGTAAAGGAAATGAAGAATTACTGTCTGGATATGGGTTTGTCCTAGAGGATAACATATTTGACTCAGTGGCtctaaaaataaaattgcCATTAGACGTGGTCTCtacaattcttcaaatgaaacCAGCTTTGGAGTTGCCCATACTATCGGACTACACAACTTTTGCCTTCGAAAACAAGTGCGATGGCCAACAAGACGATGAGACTGCTCGTAGTGTTACAGACTACGTTGATGGGGTAACTTATTTCATTAATACGCAAAACGAACGGAGCTTGGGGCCATTATTAGATCTTTTCACCTACTTAGCCAAAACCGAAGAGGAAACTATACATGATTTAAGAGCCCGACTCGAAGGGATACAAACGCTAAGAAACGCGTTGGAAAGCAAATTGAATACTATCATTGAACCACCTGCAACCGATGGCTCATACGCAATCGATCCTTACAGACTTCATTGCGCTGATGTTTATAGTAAAAGTCAGAGgcaaatcttgaaaaaagctGTAACAAGATTGAGAAGGCTAGAGAAAACAATGTTATCAGAGAATAAACACCGTTTACTCACTATGAACAAAATCATAAAGAATGATCCCGCCTTCGTAGAGACAGAATTACCTTCGTTGTTTAgcaatgaagatgatgaagaagtcGTCTTTGAGTCCACTTACGATCTATTGATTCTCTGGATTTTACTGAAAATGAGAAGGCGTTCGTTTCCCACCAAATATGATTGGGTTAAACAGCAGTATGCTAACTTCGAGAACTCTGCATACGTCTCAGATGATTCCAAGACCTTCCATACCCagtattttggaaaacaagACAATGTGGACTTGAAGCACGTGGACGACGCGATTCAGTTCGTGGTAGCCAATTCTTTCACCAGAGCGTTCTCTACATCCGCAGAGACTATCCTCGTACGCAAATAG
- the TYW1 gene encoding putative tRNA 4-demethylwyosine synthase (similar to Saccharomyces cerevisiae TYW1 (YPL207W); ancestral locus Anc_6.220), translating to MDGFSLAGAAAVGTLTAAYLYFGGRFSIALVVLVGYGIYCNETDGRVEAKVSLKAEKQKSCCSNKKTAEGGKTGGCCSDKKKNGGGGGGCCSSKGGKEKSGGGCCSSKNGKKGGCCSSKKKISNDENVDPVVEEAKNFPMTVDFTDVFKKPTKKRSSTPKIFSKNDPSKSKAGKKLSVSKKIGPDGLIKSALTISNETLLSSQIFVLYSSLQGAASKVAKRVHDKLAELDELTNKPKLLNLDELSDLDDYFVDVPVENALYVLVLPSYDIDCPLDYFLQTLEENAKDFRVDSFPLRKLVGYTVLGLGDSESWPEKFCYQAKRADHWISRLGGRRIFPLGKVCMKMGGSTKVDEWTSLLADTLKDDEPIIYEYDENADSEEEGEEDNGSDELGDVEDIGGIDSNGKFSSTDEIKQMVAKDSPTYKNLTKQGYKVIGSHSGVKICRWTKNELRGKGSCYKKSLFNIASSRCMEMTPSLACSSKCVFCWRHGTNPVSKNWRWEVDEPEYILENALKGHYSMIKQMRGVPGVIAERFAKAFEVRHCALSLVGEPILYPYINKFVQLLHQKGITSFLVGNAQHPEALRNIVKVTQLYVSIDAPTKTELKKVDRPLYKDFWERMVECLEILKTVQSHQRTVFRLTLVKGFNMGDVSAYADLVQRGLPCFIEVKGATFSGSSDGNGNPLTMQNIPFYEECVKFVKAFTTELQRRGLHYDVAAEHGHSNCLLIADTKFKINGDWHTHIDFDKFFVLLNSGKDFTYMDYIEKTPEWALFGNGGFAPGNTRVYRKDKKKQNKEKQGSVKVEAPLPPIPAL from the coding sequence ATGGATGGTTTTAGTTTAGCTGGTGCGGCAGCTGTTGGTACGCTAACCGCTGCATATTTATACTTTGGCGGAAGGTTTTCTATAGCACTTGTCGTTTTAGTGGGCTATGGTATTTATTGTAATGAAACGGATGGTCGTGTTGAAGCGAAGGTGAGCTTGAAGGCAGAGAAGCAAAAATCATGTTGTAGCAATAAGAAGACTGCAGAAGGTGGAAAAACTGGCGGATGTTGTtctgataaaaaaaagaatggtgGTGGTGGAGGAGGATGCTGCTCTTCAAAAGGCGGTAAGGAGAAAAGCGGAGGAGGGTGTTGctcttccaaaaatgggaaaaagGGGGGCTGTTGCTCatctaaaaagaaaattagtAACGATGAAAACGTTGATCCTGTAGTCGAGGAAGCTAAAAATTTTCCCATGACCGTAGATTTTACAGATGTTTTTAAGAAACCTACCAAGAAAAGGTCAAGCACCCCCAAGATTTTTTCGAAGAATGATCCGTCAAAGTCTAAAGCAGGGAAAAAATTAAGCGTTTCTAAGAAGATTGGTCCGGATGGATTGATTAAGAGTGCGCTAACTATCTCGAATGAAACGCTTTTGAGTTCTCAGATTTTTGTGTTGTATAGTTCCTTGCAAGGTGCGGCTTCCAAGGTTGCTAAGAGAGTTCACGACAAATTGGCAGAATTAGATGAATTAACCAATAAAccaaaacttttgaatCTCGATGAATTGTCTGATTTGGACGACTACTTTGTGGATGTTCCCGTTGAAAACGCGCTGTATGTTCTTGTTTTGCCCTCTTATGATATCGATTGTCCCCTGGACTATTTTCTACAAActctggaagaaaatgctaaAGATTTCAGAGTGGATAGTTTCCCATTGCGTAAGTTGGTTGGCTACACAGTTCTTGGGCTTGGTGATTCGGAATCATGGCCTGAAAAGTTCTGTTATCAAGCCAAAAGAGCTGACCACTGGATTTCTCGTTTAGGTGGCAGAAGAATTTTCCCTCTGGGTAAAGTCTGCATGAAAATGGGAGGAAGTACCAAAGTTGATGAATGGACATCACTGTTAGCAGATACGTTGAAGGATGATGAGCCAATCATCTATGAGTATGACGAAAACGCAGActctgaagaagaaggagaagaagacaaTGGAAGTGACGAACTGGGCGATGTAGAAGATATCGGCGGCATAGACAGTAATGGCAAATTTTCGAGCACAGATGAAATCAAGCAAATGGTGGCAAAAGATAGTCCAACATACAAGAATTTGACAAAGCAAGGTTACAAAGTAATTGGTTCTCATTCGGGCGTCAAGATTTGCAGATGGACCAAGAATGAGCTACGTGGTAAAGGATCCTGTTATAAGAAATCACTTTTCAATATTGCATCCAGTAGATGTATGGAAATGACTCCTTCTTTAGCATGTTCTTCTAAATGTGTCTTCTGTTGGAGACATGGTACGAACCCCGTGTCAAAGAATTGGAGATGGGAAGTAGATGAACCAGAGTACATCTTAGAAAATGCTCTGAAGGGGCATTATTCCATGATCAAGCAGATGAGAGGAGTGCCTGGTGTCATAGCGGAGAGATTTGCTAAAGCTTTCGAAGTTCGTCATTGCGCTTTATCCCTTGTTGGTGAACCAATACTTTACccttatataaataaattcGTTCAGTTGTTACATCAGAAGGGGATTACTAGTTTCCTTGTGGGTAATGCTCAACACCCAGAAGCTCTAAGAAACATTGTTAAAGTAACGCAATTGTATGTTTCCATCGATGCTCCCACTAAGACggaattgaagaaagtgGATAGGCCTTTATACAAAGATTTCTGGGAAAGAATGGTGGAATGTTtagaaatattgaaaactGTACAAAGTCATCAAAGAACAGTTTTCAGATTAACTTTGGTGAAAGGCTTTAACATGGGTGACGTTAGTGCATACGCAGATTTGGTCCAGCGAGGTTTACCGTGTTTCATTGAAGTCAAGGGTGCCACATTTAGTGGCTCCTCTGATGGAAATGGTAACCCTTTAACCATGCAAAATATTCCATTTTATGAAGAATGTGTAAAATTCGTGAAGGCATTTACCACGGAACTACAAAGACGTGGATTACATTACGACGTGGCTGCTGAGCACGGACACTCCAACTGTTTACTGATTGCAGAcaccaaattcaaaataaacGGAGATTGGCATACACATATCGACTTCGATAAGTTTTTTGTGCTGTTAAACTCTGGCAAAGATTTCACATATATGGACTACATAGAAAAAACTCCTGAATGGGCGTTATTTGGCAACGGTGGGTTCGCGCCAGGGAACACAAGAGTGTACAGGAAGgataagaaaaagcaaaataaagaaaaacaaggaaGCGTAAAGGTAGAGGCACCTCTTCCTCCCATTCCTGCTTTATGA
- the PGC1 gene encoding phosphatidylglycerol phospholipase (similar to Saccharomyces cerevisiae PGC1 (YPL206C); ancestral locus Anc_6.217): protein MVEIVGHRAFKGKYPENTLLAFEKAYAAGADVIETDLQMTSDGVVVVNHDSDTGRMWNKNLVISESTWEEVKELRCKEDAALAMMTLKEILTWAVGHPGAKLMLDIKFTNEKIIMIKTFADMLEVKNDLKFWQERITWGLWLLDWYDFGIETGVLRDFRVIVISLSLDIASQFVKRSLSLNNPRYKLFGISVHFVSSWTSHFRLKLLPLLMENDIKVYLWTVNKPVDFKYLCELPIHGAITDDPVKARKLCDGHTVTKTPTAGRKFVVPGVTSVDGLRFHAFIKVYNILCTLLYSKWVHIKLCGWSIAYVIFLFLRIIHFL, encoded by the coding sequence ATGGTTGAGATTGTGGGACATAGAGCTTTCAAAGGGAAGTATCCTGAAAACACGCTTCTAGCATTCGAGAAGGCTTATGCAGCCGGTGCGGATGTGATTGAAACAGATTTGCAAATGACCAGCGATGGTGTGGTGGTGGTCAACCACGATTCTGACACTGGTCGGATGTGGAACAAGAACTTGGTGATTAGTGAGTCAACTTGGGAGGAAGTCAAGGAATTGCGCTGTAAAGAGGACGCTGCGTTGGCAATGATGACCCTGAAGGAGATTCTAACGTGGGCAGTGGGCCATCCAGGGGCGAAGCTAATGCTGGACATCAAGTTCACTAACGAGAAAATTATCATGATCAAGACTTTTGCTGATATGTTGGAGGTGAAGAACGACCTCAAGTTTTGGCAGGAGAGGATCACGTGGGGGCTTTGGTTGCTAGATTGGTACGACTTCGGTATTGAAACCGGTGTTCTGAGGGACTTCAGAGTTATTGTGATAAGTTTGTCCCTGGACATTGCTTCTCAATTCGTTAAGCGTTCTCTGTCTTTGAATAATCCTCGTTATAAGCTTTTCGGTATAAGTGTGCATTTTGTCTCTTCATGGACAAGCCACTTTAGACTAAAGCTGCTACCTTTGCTGATGGAGAATGACATCAAAGTGTACCTGTGGACTGTCAATAAACCCGTAGATTTCAAGTACCTATGTGAATTGCCGATACATGGTGCTATCACGGATGATCCTGTCAAGGCAAGGAAGCTATGCGACGGCCATACCGTGACTAAGACGCCCACCGCTGGCAGGAAATTCGTTGTCCCTGGTGTGACATCTGTGGACGGGCTCAGGTTTCATGCCTTCATCAAGGTCTACAACATCCTCTGCACACTCCTGTATTCCAAATGGGTTCATATTAAGTTATGCGGTTGGTCAATTGCTTATGTaattttcctctttcttcGAATcatccattttctttga